A window of Brachybacterium fresconis contains these coding sequences:
- a CDS encoding nuclear transport factor 2 family protein: protein MAASTVPEPVASFIAAVNRHDEQAFLDAFAPDGAVDDWGRTFNGREQIKAWSDKEFIGSHGTLAVEEVETAGDTITVIGDWRSDHANGRSKFVFDVGGDKLAKMTIREG, encoded by the coding sequence ATGGCAGCATCCACCGTCCCCGAACCCGTGGCCTCGTTCATCGCCGCCGTCAATAGGCACGACGAACAGGCCTTCCTGGACGCCTTCGCTCCTGACGGGGCTGTAGACGACTGGGGCCGCACCTTCAACGGGCGCGAGCAGATCAAGGCCTGGAGCGACAAGGAGTTCATCGGCTCCCACGGCACTCTCGCCGTCGAGGAAGTCGAGACCGCCGGCGACACGATCACCGTCATCGGCGACTGGCGCTCCGACCACGCCAACGGCCGCTCGAAGTTCGTCTTCGACGTCGGCGGCGACAAGCTCGCGAAGATGACGATCCGCGAAGGCTAG
- a CDS encoding SDR family oxidoreductase, with product MAEHTLDGKNVLIAGGAKNLGGLIARQAAEAGANVAIHYNSDSSGADAERTLAAVEAAGGKGVIFQSDLTVPANVARLFADAEAAIGKIDVAVNTAGKVLRKPIMETTEDEYDSMFDINSKAAYFFIQEAGKNLADGGKIITIVTALLAAFTDGYSTYAGGKSPVEHFTRAAAKEFSDRGISVTAIAPGPMDTPFFYAQETPERVEFHKSQGMSNQLTKIEDIAPIVRFLASEGWWITGQTIFANGGYTTR from the coding sequence ATGGCCGAGCACACACTCGACGGCAAGAACGTGTTGATCGCGGGCGGCGCAAAGAACCTCGGCGGGCTCATCGCTCGCCAGGCGGCGGAGGCGGGCGCGAACGTCGCGATCCACTACAACTCAGACTCCAGCGGCGCCGACGCGGAGCGGACGCTCGCCGCAGTCGAAGCCGCTGGGGGCAAGGGCGTGATCTTTCAGAGCGATCTCACGGTCCCCGCGAACGTGGCCCGCCTGTTCGCCGACGCGGAGGCGGCGATCGGGAAGATCGATGTCGCGGTGAACACGGCCGGCAAGGTGCTGCGCAAGCCGATCATGGAGACCACCGAGGACGAGTACGACTCGATGTTCGACATCAACTCCAAGGCCGCGTACTTCTTCATCCAGGAGGCCGGGAAGAACCTCGCCGACGGCGGCAAGATCATCACCATCGTCACCGCGCTGTTGGCTGCGTTCACGGATGGCTACTCCACCTATGCCGGTGGTAAGTCGCCGGTGGAGCACTTCACCCGCGCCGCGGCCAAGGAGTTCTCGGACCGGGGAATCTCCGTCACCGCGATCGCGCCCGGCCCCATGGACACCCCGTTCTTCTACGCCCAGGAGACCCCGGAGCGCGTCGAGTTCCACAAGTCCCAGGGCATGAGCAACCAGCTCACCAAGATCGAGGACATCGCCCCGATCGTCCGCTTCCTCGCCTCCGAGGGCTGGTGGATTACCGGGCAGACCATCTTCGCCAACGGCGGCTACACCACTCGCTGA
- a CDS encoding TetR/AcrR family transcriptional regulator, producing MIAAAADLIAASPGEEFSLRAVCDAVGVKMPTLYHFFGSKQGLIDAVIEHGFDLYLGEKASMESSGDPIQDIRAGWDAHVAFGLTNPGFYTLMYGNVRPGYSPAAQSRPSEILRGLTARAADQGRLIVPSEQAAAHILVSNIGVTLRQLILAAPDPALSQAVREGAISAITGKGMRADNPLTTAIERAAAQPDVLGKAETQLLIEWLDRLGRDNEKLQ from the coding sequence ATGATCGCGGCTGCCGCGGACCTCATCGCCGCCTCCCCCGGGGAGGAGTTCTCCCTGCGCGCTGTGTGCGACGCCGTCGGGGTGAAGATGCCCACGCTGTATCACTTCTTCGGGTCCAAGCAGGGACTGATCGACGCGGTCATCGAGCACGGGTTCGACCTGTACTTGGGGGAGAAGGCGTCGATGGAGTCCTCGGGCGATCCCATCCAGGACATCCGCGCCGGCTGGGACGCCCACGTCGCATTCGGCCTGACCAACCCCGGGTTCTACACACTCATGTACGGCAACGTCAGACCCGGATACTCGCCAGCCGCCCAGTCACGACCCAGTGAGATCCTGCGTGGACTCACGGCGAGGGCTGCCGATCAGGGCAGGCTCATCGTCCCTTCCGAGCAGGCCGCCGCGCATATCCTCGTGAGCAACATCGGCGTCACCCTGCGACAGCTCATCCTGGCAGCGCCGGATCCTGCCCTCTCTCAAGCTGTCCGTGAAGGCGCTATCTCGGCGATCACCGGTAAGGGAATGCGAGCCGACAACCCGCTCACCACCGCCATCGAGCGCGCCGCAGCACAACCAGATGTCCTTGGTAAGGCAGAGACCCAGCTCCTCATCGAATGGCTCGACCGGCTGGGCAGGGATAACGAGAAGCTGCAGTAG
- a CDS encoding ISL3 family transposase encodes MHENTGSQRDAASTIFNLPNYRVIDAVDLPDGSRRVVIASTVPPGCPSCGALATQVHSRRMQQVRDVPVAGATVVVWAKRRWFCLEPACARGTFAEATEQIPRYARSTTRLRDQVVSAVITSGRAASEVARAHGVSWWLVQAALSAAAVVLTDVEKTCVTRLGIDEHRYRSVRWFRTDQGSWRRFEPWMTTLVDLATGQVLGIVDGRDSATVGDWLAQRSEAWRERIEIVAIDPSAAFRKALRTYLPRAAVSVDKFHLVKLGNDMVTTIRQRLARTHRGRRGRKDDPAWAHRMLLLRGGDTLTPRAWERLEDVFRTDDPTDELSAAWGIKEQLRRLLATDTLAQAWDERMRMGYFAQIANMPEATKLYDTVVAWWDAIEVPIVTGATTARVEAANTGIKNIKRTGRGFRNAENYRMRILLTSAARTVA; translated from the coding sequence GTGCACGAGAATACTGGTTCGCAGCGGGATGCTGCGAGCACGATCTTCAACCTGCCCAACTACCGCGTCATCGATGCCGTCGACCTGCCCGATGGCAGCCGGCGGGTGGTGATCGCCTCGACCGTCCCGCCGGGCTGTCCGTCCTGCGGGGCGCTCGCGACGCAGGTCCACTCCCGCCGGATGCAGCAAGTCAGGGACGTTCCCGTCGCCGGGGCGACGGTGGTGGTGTGGGCCAAGCGGCGCTGGTTCTGTCTCGAGCCGGCCTGCGCCCGGGGCACGTTCGCTGAGGCCACCGAGCAGATCCCCCGATACGCCCGCTCGACCACCAGGCTGCGCGATCAAGTCGTCTCGGCCGTGATCACCTCCGGCCGGGCAGCTTCCGAGGTCGCCCGGGCCCACGGCGTCTCGTGGTGGCTGGTCCAGGCCGCCCTCAGCGCCGCTGCCGTGGTCCTGACCGACGTCGAGAAGACGTGCGTGACCCGGCTGGGCATCGATGAGCACCGCTACCGGTCAGTGCGCTGGTTCCGCACCGATCAGGGCTCCTGGAGGCGGTTCGAGCCGTGGATGACGACACTGGTCGACCTGGCCACCGGGCAGGTCCTGGGCATCGTCGACGGCCGCGACAGCGCCACCGTCGGGGACTGGCTCGCCCAGCGCTCCGAGGCCTGGCGGGAGCGGATCGAGATCGTCGCGATCGACCCCTCGGCCGCGTTCCGCAAAGCACTACGGACCTACCTGCCCCGCGCCGCGGTCTCGGTCGACAAGTTCCACCTCGTAAAGCTCGGCAACGACATGGTCACCACCATCAGGCAGCGCCTGGCCCGCACCCACCGCGGTCGCCGGGGCCGCAAGGACGACCCGGCCTGGGCCCACCGGATGCTGCTGCTACGCGGCGGCGACACCCTCACCCCGCGAGCCTGGGAGCGGCTCGAGGACGTGTTCCGCACCGATGACCCCACCGACGAGCTCTCCGCCGCCTGGGGCATCAAGGAGCAACTCCGCCGCCTGCTGGCCACCGACACCCTCGCCCAGGCCTGGGACGAACGGATGCGGATGGGCTACTTCGCCCAGATCGCGAACATGCCCGAGGCGACAAAGCTCTACGACACCGTCGTGGCCTGGTGGGACGCGATCGAGGTCCCCATCGTCACCGGCGCGACCACCGCCCGCGTCGAGGCCGCGAACACCGGCATCAAGAACATCAAACGCACCGGCCGCGGATTCCGCAACGCGGAGAACTACCGGATGCGTATCCTGCTGACCAGCGCCGCGAGAACCGTAGCGTGA